ACTTCGGTATCCGTAGCGCCTTCAAGCGCCAAGCAGGCGGTCGTCCCATCCAGGCGCAGGGCACCGATTACGGTCGTATTGTGCCAGTGCCCATGTGGGGCACTCCCATGGACTCGCTGGCCGCGCGCCGCCCGCCCGCGCAAGCGGGTCAGATTGGTTTTGGCACTGGATTCGTCGAGGAAGATCAGCCGCGCCGGATCCCACGACGGCTGTTGGCGGCGCCAGTTGCGGCGGGCTCGGCGGATATCCGGACGGTCTTGTTCACTGGCGCGGAGCGTCTTTTTTTATATGTCAGCCCCATGGCCGCCAGAGCGTAGTGGATGGCTTGGATGGTGCAATCCAACTGGGCGGCTTGGCGCAGTTCTTCCAGCGTCAGATCTGGCTTGCGGTTTACCAGCGCCCGCAACTTTTGACGCTGTTCCATCCCAAGGTCGGGCCGCCGACCACAGCGGTGATACTGACAGGCGATGTCCCCGGTCTGGCGGCGTTGCTGGAGGAGCTTCTTGACCATGCCCAATGAAACCCGATAACGGTGGGCGATTTCCTCGCGGGTCCCTTCGTCCTGATCATAAGAAACCAGAATCCGTTGCCGTAAATCCAGCGAAATGGGCCGTTTCATCCCCCAACTCTGCCAAACTTCCCGCAGAACGGCTATAACTTTATTTAAAACGCTCTA
This genomic window from Verrucomicrobiia bacterium contains:
- a CDS encoding IS630 transposase-related protein, which translates into the protein MKRPISLDLRQRILVSYDQDEGTREEIAHRYRVSLGMVKKLLQQRRQTGDIACQYHRCGRRPDLGMEQRQKLRALVNRKPDLTLEELRQAAQLDCTIQAIHYALAAMGLTYKKRRSAPVNKTVRISAEPAATGAANSRRGIRRG